In one Silene latifolia isolate original U9 population chromosome 10, ASM4854445v1, whole genome shotgun sequence genomic region, the following are encoded:
- the LOC141608603 gene encoding F-box/kelch-repeat protein At3g23880-like codes for MDLMNFYVFSYDDDQLSGNLEDNLVKLDPRFSVENDDRLQLTGSCNGLVCLTSLTCNYFILWNPATRKFHKYASDEYLKRFNKATTYFTTSGFGYVSSVDDYKFIGILTIRQGNVQTTIGCIFSLRENRWRNIDLGHNPYFLFGQGVLVTEKLYWRAYSNQAGGLLIIFDLAVERFDMIKVKRNMSDFLGVMGGCLGECKYNKGDKLIHILEPPAVVKSIGIPNGLTFEIFSQIIGFTKTDKYFVTLPFNYKGTIIFPSRILGIVDTRARPMQYRILSRFNEYIEIARYVPSLVMPFQIEEPSEDRCNNYFLAP; via the coding sequence ATGGATCTTATGAATTTTTACGTTTTTTCTTACGATGATGATCAACTTTCTGGCAATCTTGAAGATAATTTGGTTAAACTCGACCCGAGGTTTTCGGTTGAAAACGATGATCGTCTTCAACTTACAGGATCCTGCAATGGGTTGGTTTGCTTAACCTCACTTACTtgtaattactttattttatggAATCCGGCTACCCGTAAGTTTCACAAGTATGCTTCAGATGAGTATTTAAAGCGTTTTAATAAAGCCACTACCTATTTCACAACTTCTGGATTTGGGTATGTATCATCTGTTGACGACTACAAATTTATTGGAATTTTGACAATACGTCAAGGGAACGTACAAACTACCATTGGTTGTATCTTCTCTTTGAGGGAAAATAGGTGGAGAAATATTGACTTAGGTCATAACCCTTATTTTCTTTTTGGACAAGGAGTGCTTGTTACTGAAAAACTATATTGGCGTGCATATAGTAACCAAGCTGGTGGTTTACTAATTATTTTTGATTTAGCGGTTGAGAGGTTTGACATGATTAAGGTCAAACGGAATATGTCGGACTTCTTAGGAGTTATGGGAGGGTGTTTGGGCGAGTGCAAGTATAACAAAGGCGACAAGTTAATACATATATTGGAACCTCCTGCAGTGGTGAAATCTATAGGTATACCAAATGGGTTGACATttgaaatattctctcaaatAATCGGATTTACGAAGACTGACAAGTATTTTGTGACTTTGCCATTCAATTACAAGGGAACGATAATATTCCCAAGTAGAATTTTGGGGATAGTTGACACGCGTGCTAGACCTATGCAATACAGAATACTTTCAAGGTTTAATGAGTACATTGAGATTGCAAGATATGTTCCAAGCCTAGTTATGCCATTTCAAATAGAGGAGCCGTCGGAAGATAGATGCAATAATTATTTCCTAGCTCCTTGA